CAAACAGAGAGTTAGATATTGACTTAGCCACATTTTACCTCTAAGTAATCAAGCTCTATCATATAATCTAGTATTTGGCTGGCAAGGTTTTTAGTCCTGATGAGGTTGTCACCTATGCCTTTGCTGTCATTTATCGCCTTTAAAGGTCGTGAGATGTCGCCGTTATATCTCTAATATTCTTTTTGTTGAGATAAGTTAAGTATTTCAGTCTTGACAATTCTTTTTTAATAGTATTTTCCGATAATATCTTTCGCTTGTGTTCTAAGTATATTTCTGTAGCTTTTTCAAAAGTTATATGTGTATGTGATTGTGTATATGTATGTGTATCACGCTTCATTAAAACCGCTTGCGCCCTTGCTTCCGCTAGGGTAATGAATGGATACTCGCCTATTTTCTTTTGTGTATCGCCACATCTAAAATAAAATACTTTAGTGGGTTTAATGCCTGGCTCTGATGGATAAACATAGATGTATAGGTTATCCGCACCGCCTACACTTACACGTTTAAGCTTCTTGCCATTTTCGCATTTCAAGCCCTTTAATTCCTTATCACTCATCGGCTTTACTCTACCACCCATAACAAAGCCCCTTGTAATCGTTGTTTTGTCAAGTTTTATGTGTATGTAGCTCACTTACACATATCACATACACATAAAAGCATAATCCGATTATAATTTATTTGAAGTAAATTGATACTTAAAGAAGTGAGTTTAAGCGATTAAAGTTCGTATTTAAGGTGTTTTTGTGAAGTGATTTGATGTGATTTGAAGCT
This Campylobacter sp. RM16192 DNA region includes the following protein-coding sequences:
- a CDS encoding Arm DNA-binding domain-containing protein produces the protein MGGRVKPMSDKELKGLKCENGKKLKRVSVGGADNLYIYVYPSEPGIKPTKVFYFRCGDTQKKIGEYPFITLAEARAQAVLMKRDTHTYTQSHTHITFEKATEIYLEHKRKILSENTIKKELSRLKYLTYLNKKNIRDITATSHDL